The Brasilonema sennae CENA114 genome includes a region encoding these proteins:
- a CDS encoding DUF5895 domain-containing protein has protein sequence MKLSVKFDFEDEKYNAPASQVIPWCQMINPRYGTNGLQPHGLAIKPDNATLVGFQPDDNWHELEHEFSSGVETVYITTTPRIVVVRRGPLSVKDRETGVKLGTLKDNYDAFLADKLKFKTFTRYLIYLVGEDKKFLHESPLQLTLNGAAGASFSKAYSDYQQGKVTSGFVAELERAYAGYRKQPLTPKGGLFHAHGIFCPIINCEERGIEPNTVLVASTVDYKHPTVASLTDYLIASDSQESEIISKTFEEYKDFGKETMKAETPRMEMAGVSSSYVYPDEDDYAYPPY, from the coding sequence ATGAAATTATCTGTAAAATTCGACTTTGAGGATGAGAAGTATAATGCACCAGCTTCTCAAGTCATCCCTTGGTGTCAGATGATTAATCCTCGCTATGGCACAAATGGCTTACAGCCTCACGGTTTGGCAATTAAACCGGATAATGCTACGTTAGTGGGTTTTCAACCCGATGACAATTGGCATGAGCTAGAGCATGAATTTAGCTCTGGAGTCGAAACGGTGTATATCACTACCACTCCTCGGATAGTCGTCGTGCGTCGGGGACCATTATCTGTTAAAGACCGAGAAACTGGTGTGAAATTGGGTACACTCAAAGACAATTATGATGCTTTTTTAGCAGACAAACTTAAATTTAAAACATTTACTCGCTATTTAATTTATTTAGTAGGAGAAGATAAAAAGTTTTTACATGAATCCCCTCTACAGTTAACTCTTAATGGAGCAGCTGGAGCAAGTTTCAGCAAGGCTTACTCTGACTACCAACAAGGTAAAGTCACTAGCGGGTTCGTTGCTGAACTAGAAAGAGCTTATGCTGGATACCGCAAGCAGCCTCTGACACCAAAAGGTGGACTATTCCATGCTCACGGAATTTTTTGCCCTATTATCAACTGTGAAGAAAGAGGAATTGAACCAAACACAGTTTTGGTAGCTTCTACTGTAGACTACAAACATCCCACAGTTGCCAGTTTAACAGACTACCTGATTGCTTCCGATTCCCAAGAGTCTGAAATTATCTCTAAGACTTTTGAAGAGTACAAGGACTTTGGAAAGGAAACTATGAAAGCGGAGACACCTCGGATGGAGATGGCAGGAGTTTCTAGTTCCTACGTTTATCCGGATGAAGATGATTATGCTTATCCACCGTATTAG
- a CDS encoding bifunctional pantoate--beta-alanine ligase/(d)CMP kinase: protein MRLLTTVAALRCYLAQHRFENQLVDQAQLLAFEVTARSHTAVGLVPTMGALHQGHLNLIQRARQENAIVIVSIFVNPLQFSPNEDYQRYPRTTEQDQLLCSQAGVDAIFAPTPEEMGVAQKIIQESKVTQVIPPSAMISGLCGRTRLGHFQGVATIVTKLFNLVQPDRAYFGQKDGQQLAIIKRLVADLNFSIEIVACPTVREASGLAVSSRNQYLTATQKQQASVLYRGLQNAQAAFSAGVRDAKALIGAVRQEVAMFSSVLVEYIELVEPNTLMLIEEKIEEEGMLAIAARLGSTRLIDNIILRARQPIIAIDGPAGAGKSTVARQVAANLGLVYLDTGAMYRAVTWLVLQKGIALDDECAIAEVANHCVIELSPGKDLQTPVQVRINDIDVTQAIRTHEVTSKVSAIAAQSAVRQALLKQQQNWGKKGGLVAEGRDIGTQVFPDAEVKIFLTASVSERARRRQQDFHKLGQPEVSIQQLEKDIAERDWKDSTRKVSPLQKAPDAVEITTDGMSVSEITEQIVDFYTNLR from the coding sequence GTGCGCCTGTTAACAACAGTCGCAGCTTTACGCTGCTATTTAGCTCAACACCGTTTTGAAAACCAGCTTGTGGATCAAGCGCAGCTGTTAGCATTTGAGGTGACTGCTCGATCCCACACAGCAGTTGGTTTAGTTCCCACAATGGGAGCGTTGCATCAAGGTCATTTAAACTTAATTCAACGGGCGCGGCAAGAAAATGCCATAGTGATTGTTAGTATCTTCGTGAACCCGCTGCAATTTAGTCCAAACGAAGATTACCAACGCTATCCTCGCACAACAGAGCAAGACCAATTACTTTGCTCACAAGCAGGGGTAGATGCAATTTTTGCTCCGACTCCGGAAGAGATGGGAGTTGCCCAGAAGATTATACAAGAATCAAAAGTTACACAAGTTATCCCACCATCTGCTATGATATCTGGCTTGTGTGGTCGTACTCGGTTGGGTCACTTCCAAGGTGTAGCCACAATTGTCACCAAGCTTTTCAACTTGGTGCAGCCTGACCGAGCTTATTTCGGTCAAAAAGACGGTCAGCAACTTGCCATTATTAAACGGCTTGTAGCTGATTTGAATTTTTCAATAGAGATTGTTGCTTGTCCTACGGTGCGAGAAGCATCTGGTCTTGCCGTAAGCTCTCGTAACCAATATTTGACCGCAACACAAAAACAACAAGCATCAGTGTTGTATCGTGGTTTGCAAAACGCTCAAGCAGCTTTTAGCGCCGGAGTTCGTGATGCAAAAGCCCTCATAGGGGCGGTACGGCAAGAAGTGGCAATGTTCAGTTCTGTTTTAGTGGAATATATTGAATTGGTTGAACCAAATACCTTGATGCTTATAGAAGAAAAAATTGAGGAAGAAGGAATGCTCGCGATCGCTGCTCGTCTTGGTTCTACACGTTTGATTGATAACATCATTCTGCGCGCTCGCCAACCCATCATCGCCATAGACGGACCTGCCGGAGCTGGAAAATCTACTGTCGCTCGTCAAGTCGCAGCAAACCTGGGTTTAGTGTATTTAGATACAGGAGCAATGTATCGTGCTGTCACTTGGTTGGTGCTGCAAAAGGGAATAGCTTTAGATGATGAGTGTGCGATCGCAGAAGTAGCCAACCACTGTGTCATTGAACTATCTCCCGGCAAAGACTTACAAACACCAGTGCAGGTTAGGATTAACGATATTGATGTTACCCAAGCAATTCGTACTCACGAGGTGACATCTAAAGTATCGGCGATCGCCGCTCAAAGTGCTGTACGTCAAGCACTGCTCAAACAACAGCAGAATTGGGGTAAAAAAGGTGGTTTAGTTGCAGAAGGCAGGGACATAGGTACCCAAGTTTTCCCTGATGCAGAAGTAAAAATCTTTCTCACCGCCTCTGTCAGCGAGCGTGCTCGTAGACGCCAGCAAGACTTTCATAAACTTGGTCAACCAGAAGTGAGTATACAGCAGCTGGAAAAGGATATCGCTGAACGTGACTGGAAAGACAGCACTCGCAAAGTATCCCCCCTACAAAAAGCTCCAGATGCTGTTGAAATAACGACAGATGGTATGAGTGTTTCTGAAATCACAGAACAAATTGTTGACTTTTACACCAATTTGCGATAA
- a CDS encoding septal ring lytic transglycosylase RlpA family protein: protein MNQKHLWTVVAVFSTVFGTQSIGRAQTTKETSPSSSLPSGDVVKVGEYKSPPGNPASNAVMTEIQAHEVAGRQAATLYIRKIPVLTFVGENVGQQPTASAQTKVGAFSDENGTKLDSTNASSPTKVVSIGESIDVKNQPNSTQDDPIHRASVVAAKINQLIWDKVDANKITVSWIAAGESTPNQSQQKNGQAGQQSVQGRYIIKANGDEIVEIDDHTWLADTTKDRAKDALQATNRLRRLVGKASPLNEIANLPTNTLVQIPKISVPDLPGQIVKGLKGVASYYGYDGSGNRTATGERFNPEGMTAAHRSLPFGTRVRVTNTRNGRSVVVRINDRGPFIRGRIIDISVGAARILGMMGSGVAPVRIEVLGR, encoded by the coding sequence ATGAATCAAAAACATTTGTGGACTGTTGTCGCTGTCTTTTCTACTGTTTTCGGGACACAATCTATAGGTCGCGCCCAAACGACCAAAGAAACGTCTCCAAGTTCGTCACTTCCTTCTGGTGACGTGGTGAAAGTAGGAGAATACAAATCCCCACCGGGAAACCCTGCTTCTAATGCTGTGATGACTGAAATTCAGGCTCATGAAGTCGCAGGACGTCAAGCGGCAACACTCTATATTCGTAAAATTCCGGTTCTTACGTTTGTGGGTGAAAATGTTGGTCAGCAGCCAACTGCAAGTGCCCAGACAAAAGTTGGTGCATTTAGTGATGAAAATGGCACGAAGCTTGACAGCACAAATGCAAGCAGCCCAACAAAAGTAGTATCAATTGGGGAAAGCATAGATGTCAAAAACCAACCTAACTCTACTCAAGATGACCCAATTCATAGGGCTTCGGTCGTAGCCGCCAAGATAAACCAGCTGATCTGGGACAAAGTGGACGCCAACAAGATTACGGTGAGTTGGATAGCAGCAGGTGAGTCCACACCAAATCAGAGCCAGCAGAAAAATGGCCAAGCTGGTCAGCAATCAGTACAAGGTCGCTACATCATCAAGGCAAATGGCGACGAAATCGTGGAAATCGATGATCATACATGGCTAGCAGATACAACCAAAGATCGAGCTAAAGACGCTCTGCAAGCCACAAATCGTCTGCGAAGACTAGTAGGTAAAGCATCTCCCCTGAATGAAATTGCTAACTTACCTACAAATACCCTGGTACAAATACCAAAAATATCCGTGCCAGATTTGCCAGGACAGATAGTCAAAGGACTAAAAGGAGTAGCTTCCTATTATGGCTATGATGGTTCTGGCAACCGCACTGCTACTGGTGAAAGGTTTAATCCAGAAGGGATGACTGCTGCCCATCGCAGCTTACCTTTTGGAACGCGAGTCCGTGTTACCAACACGCGTAATGGTCGTTCAGTAGTAGTTCGGATTAATGATCGAGGACCATTTATTCGCGGTCGAATTATTGACATTTCTGTTGGTGCAGCGCGGATTTTAGGAATGATGGGTAGCGGTGTTGCACCTGTGCGGATAGAAGTGTTAGGAAGGTAA